GGGAAATTCTTGGGATTCATGGTTAACCAccggggaattgaggccaacccggAAAAAATCAAGCCTCTGTTGGACATGAAATCTCCCACCGGCGTCAAACAAGTGTAGAGCCTGACAGGAAGGATTGCGGCCCTAAATCGATTTGTCTAAAAGTCATCAGATAGGTGCAAGGAATTCTTCAAGGCAATCAAAGGGATGGGGAAGGATTTTGTGTGGACCTCTGATTGTGAAGAGGcttttttctgaaaatcaaagagCAGTTGGGAAATCTTCCAATGTTGGCCAAACCAGCAGACGGAGAGACATTGATTCTTTACTTAACAGTATTTGAATACTCTGTCAGCGCGGTGTTAGTGAAGGAGGAAGAAAGCCACCAGTGGCCCATGTACTATGTGAGCAAAAGTTTGCTGGATGCAGAAACCAGATATACCAACATGGAAAAACTGGTGTACGCTCTTATTCTTGTGGCACGAAAGTTAAGACCATACTTTCAGGCTCACCGGATAGAAGTTCGCACCGCTTATCCGCTCCGGCATATTTTACACAAACCTGAATCATCGGGAAAAATGTTAAAGTGGGCAGTAGAGCTAGGACAATTCGATTTGGAATATTGTCCTGGCACGACAATTAAGGGACATACATTGGCTGATTTCATACTTGAGTTTGATTCTGAAGTTGATGACAAGGCCATAGTGTTGGCGGAACCTTCCTCGCAAGGAAAATCTCATGATGATAAAAGGGAGGAACTCCCACACCCGTGGTGAATGTTACATATCGATGGGGCCGTGAACAACAGTGGATCAAGTACCGGAATTGTCTTAATCACTCCGGAGGGGCACCGTTTGATGAGTGCTATCCATTTCAAGTTTTATGTCACTAACAATGACGCTGAGTATGAAGCTTTGATCAACGGTCTGAAAGTAGCTCTGGAGGTGGGAGCTGTGAATCTGATAGTTCAGAGTGACTCCGAATTAGTTGTGAACCAAGTCAACGGAGGTTTCCAGGCCAGGGGACCATGGACGGAGTTATATATGAGATGTGCGCAACGCCTattgaaaaaatttgaaaatgCCAAGCTAGAAAGTGTTCCATGAGAAGAAAATAGTAATGCGGATGCTTTGGCCAAGATGGGATCACAGATGGACAACGTCCAACTTGGACAAATCCCTTTGGGAATCCAGGAAATCCCGAGTTTTCCAGAGGTAGAGGTATTTCAGATGCAAGAAATCCCGCGAGGAAGCTGGATGACCCTCATTCATAACTATATCCAAACAGGAGTTGTACCAGAAGACAAACTACAGGCTAGATGCCTTCGGTACCAGGCTGCAAAGTATGTTGAATATGACGGGATATTATACAAGAGAGGATTTAACCAGCCACTGTTACGCTGTGTAAATATAGAAGAGGGAGATTATATTCTCAGAGAAGTGTACGAAgggatttgtggcaatcactcggggggtggtTCGTTGGCATTAAAGATGCTCAGACAAGGATATTACTGGCTGACCATGAAAGAAGATGCCTTCAAGTTTGTCCGGGCCTGTGATCGCTGCCAACGATTCACCAACTATTCCAACGCCCCGACATCTACCATTACCTCATTGGCAAGTCCTTGGccttttgccatgtggggaatcgATCTCTTTGGAGAGTTGCCCAAAGCAAAGGGGGGTGTGAAATACGCCGTGGTGGCTGTGGACTACTTTACCAAATGGGCGGAGGCTATGCCACTGGCCACAATCACAACAAAGAAGATAAGGGACTTTGTTTTCAATTTCATAGTATGCAGGTTCGGTATCCCCAACAAACTCATCTCGGATAATGGGAGGCAGTTTGATAGTAAAGAGTTAAGGAAGCTTTGTGAGGACTTGAACATCAAAAAGGACTTTGCCGCAGTTTATAATCCGCAAAGTAATGGTCAGACGGAGgctataaaaaaaatcataaaacataCCTTGAAGGCAAAGTTGGAAGAGAAAAAAGGAGATTGACCAGAGGAGATGCCCATGGTCCTCTGGTCTTACAATGCAACTCCCAGATTGACTACAGGAGAAACCCCATTTCTACTGACTTATGGGTATGAGGCCATGGTTCCCGTGGAGGTAGGAGTTGGATCCCTCCGGAGAGACGTGTTTGTTGAGGGAGATGCAGAAGTTAACCAGAGGTTCCACTTGGATTTGTTAGATGAAGCCCGAATAAACTCTCAATTAAAGCTTGCTGCATATCAGCAGAGAATCACAAGGTATTTTAATAAAAAGGTAAAATCCGTGTCATTCAAGGTTGGGGATCTTGTGTTGCGAAAAGTTATGCCTAACACTAAGATAGCTCAGCACGGGgtgcttggagctaattgggaaggaccgtacaagGTCAAAGCTATACTCTGGAAGGGAACATATCGCTTGGAAGATCTGGATGGTAAACCTATTCCTCGAGCATGGAATGCGGAACATTTAcgaaagtattatcagtagggtgtGGTTGTGTCCCCCTCATTTCCATGCTTAATTCCTATGTCATAGActagtagcaaataaattcctcctagcctagggggtagtacatATGACTACGAACCTTGGAACTAGCAGAAtgaagaaaattttcaaataattttccCAAAGAGGatagtagccatgggactgtGTAATTTGTACACTAGAGTGCATTATCAATAAAAGAAAGAAGTTACTTCAAATTGTTTTATCTGCttggcatgaaaatttttcatTTGAAGAAAACCAGAGGCGCGCCCTATGATAAGGCGCGCCCTATCGAATAGTTATTCCATAATTAAGATAACATTGTATGCATACATGAAAGGACACGCCTAAAAACTGATAACGAAGAAATAAAAGTATATGGCCAGTCAAATAAATTAAGGTAAAAGTCCTTCAGATTAAGGCACGCCATTGGGCTGGCACTTAAGTAAATTATCGCAAGGGAATCGCTGATAAGGAAAAGTACTTATCATTTGCATTCTGAAAAGAAATAAGGCACgccctgtaataaccccaatttttgggaaatttttgaaacccttatgaatagtgtttttgctgaatgagaaaacttttcatgccacactatgtaggggttctgatatggatattctgagattttattagtactttaaatgggatataagtgtatgtaaagatcgtcagaatccaaatccgaacactttgatttttcccggaaatacactagatacggaaagatttgagaaaaaggtaacaggataaaaagtatttaaattaaaggattataggagaggatcataaaaggaatataatatattgagaaaggttaagggaacctaagtaataagatcccgggtatgatccttcaaacgataaacgaaaacgaaagttaagcaaaccgtataacagatcagcggtcattaggcaaacaattaggaagttaatcaaagggattagagaggatgatgtcacccaaccaatgagaagaggacaaggaggggaggatgacatcatgaggatgacacaagcatgacatgggaaggaaggagatgtggtggctttttaaccacacaaaatcaagggcaactaggtaatttactaaaacaaacacaaaaatcaaaccaaccaagccaagcaaatcattttcatcaaaatcaaaaagaaaccaaggcattgttcttcatgctctcggccaaaacagaaccagaacactaaaactgctgtatctccttcatttctcactcaaatattgtgttctatagctcattggaaaggtattgagatggcctacaactcttgttcacaagtcttgtccaaataatcatggtgagaccctcatttttacagttctttaaatcggacttttagaaacttcaaagcctaactttgtgttcttgatttctttggaaagatcaagcttgtaggaggctccctaaggcttcctagcaacttaaaacctcccaaggaaggtataaacttcaaaccctagcctttactttatttgttagtaagtttaatggttggtgttgtgaaatgagaagcatggattgtgattattagtagtttggtttgatttggaagtgtttttggtaattgaagcttgattatagttcataggtcgtgattgtggttgtttgagttgaaaaccttggatattatggactgatgtggtatggtttaggtgaagttttgttgtattgatggttatgagttggttggtggttaattggagtagtttaaacattggtaatcgcgtaaacatagccgtcgtaacgtccgattttctttggactgtttttgtgcataacattaggacccgagaagcccctgctagattatgaccactgccatgtttagatagctcatgttacgagcttcgttttgatatgtagttcgttcgattccgatgcacggtttaggagaaacgaccgtttcaagtaacggcgtttcgtgaacgaaacttttcccctcgccttactttgaaacataggttaaagaccaaaaagggttaattaatgcatgaaacatttatggtaagtgtgttaggcagttggtaagacactcgcgaaggaatcgccttaaaactcttaaaggttaaattattaaaaatggtggagccgagggtactcgagtgacttaagagaatcagtaagcgcaaaacgagcgttagagtctgagttggttagagtatagatttacaagtgactttggtttaattccaacttacttgttgtttataggttaccagactcgtcccgagccattcgtaacccccagtcgctcaggcaagttttctacccgatatactgttgttgtgatgtaaatatatgtatatacattatcttgtgatagtgcatgattgttattagcaaattttgcgatatattggagcatgctgatatggtatatatgcatgtctgtttcgtaatctggttatctatctgttgatttcaatgcttatagttgcataatacctatgctagaaataagcaagtagttgcgtatacccttagtataggggataaaaggtgaacatatttctaaaccgggagtcgatgttcccgagtatattatatatatatatatttatatatatatggatatagtttttaaaactatggatcgaataaggtttattcgatacctttattttacttaattgaatattaatttgagtattcattcgagggcttatgactcagtttattttattatttgaatattatttgaatattcattcgagggcttatgactcagtttattttattatttgaatattatttgaatattcattcgagggcttatgactcagtttatattattattgaatattacttggatattcatttgaggatgtatgactcctttattttatgaatattatttatagtattcattcgaggtattatgactccgcttattacttaataatattctttattgtattaaagaataaggtgtcgataatcaaacttacttttgattattcaaataaagatattactttcgtataagtatatctttgattatttgctattcatttcaagtataagttttaatacttctacttcaattattttataaagattattctttatgggaatattatttaaataataatattcagacattttctaaatattctggggactgatttacttcattaaatcagcttcactccaaacattcttaaaaatgttttgcgagtcttcaaaatgatttttttaaaagttagagcggatcccaaaactcatttttttaagatcctcctttcgaaggggatttaaatactcgctcaaaacctgagggatccggctctgtggtgtgttttatattcgcaacaaggttgctgttttgataaatgaattgattacttacccaacactcgggaagtaaaattcttggaacaagttaatccattaacaggcatcgcctgggaaatatcggtgagttctcctttccaaatagatacgacttcttggtggagccgtatcaacaagtttctacttggggaaagtggggacaagctttacgtttcagagtcatggatttcatctgaactaggagtggcgtaagtggccgagtagcgccggcccaaccttattatattggccctaatggcctggaagttccgctaaggcggtccattccttaggagttcagtgttcggttgacaagtaaatccgacaggttctcctctacatgtagaaaatggtggggttgtac
This sequence is a window from Apium graveolens cultivar Ventura chromosome 9, ASM990537v1, whole genome shotgun sequence. Protein-coding genes within it:
- the LOC141685652 gene encoding uncharacterized protein LOC141685652: MLHIDGAVNNSGSSTGIVLITPEGHRLMSAIHFKFYVTNNDAEYEALINGLKVALEVGAVNLIVQSDSELVVNQVNGGFQARGPWTELYMRCAQRLLKKFENAKLESVP
- the LOC141685653 gene encoding uncharacterized protein LOC141685653, with protein sequence MVLWSYNATPRLTTGETPFLLTYGYEAMVPVEVGVGSLRRDVFVEGDAEVNQRFHLDLLDEARINSQLKLAAYQQRITRYFNKKVKSVSFKVGDLVLRKVMPNTKIAQHGVLGANWEGPYKVKAILWKGTYRLEDLDGKPIPRAWNAEHLRKYYQ